One stretch of Candidatus Baltobacteraceae bacterium DNA includes these proteins:
- a CDS encoding MOSC domain-containing protein produces MERRLNELGEVANIWTYPVKSLHRVEHDLIEVQEDGLAGDRRAALYVNSEHARAGKTYRGKEDNRLHLIVEPDEARNAAESRGVDLEIRAGERYFDSRPVSLILDRWIAEVETALGKRLDPLRWRPNFYVRSQAAHSEDDLVGKRIGLGSVVLQVLKPIGRCVTTTYDQVTGEGDPEVLGFVARERANQMGIYCDVERTGEVRRGDSVRIIG; encoded by the coding sequence ATGGAGAGACGATTGAACGAGCTTGGCGAGGTCGCTAACATCTGGACGTATCCGGTCAAGAGCTTGCATCGCGTTGAACACGATCTGATCGAAGTACAGGAAGATGGCCTGGCCGGCGATCGGCGCGCGGCGCTGTACGTCAACTCGGAGCACGCACGCGCCGGGAAGACGTACCGCGGCAAAGAGGACAATCGGCTCCATCTGATCGTAGAGCCGGACGAAGCGCGCAATGCGGCCGAATCACGCGGCGTCGACCTCGAGATTCGTGCCGGAGAGCGGTATTTCGATTCGCGTCCGGTATCGTTGATCTTGGACCGCTGGATAGCCGAAGTCGAAACCGCCCTTGGTAAGAGGCTCGATCCGCTGCGCTGGCGTCCGAATTTCTACGTGCGCAGCCAAGCTGCGCACAGCGAAGATGATCTCGTCGGCAAACGGATTGGCCTGGGGAGCGTCGTGCTGCAGGTGCTCAAGCCGATCGGACGCTGCGTGACGACGACATACGATCAAGTCACCGGTGAAGGCGATCCTGAAGTGCTCGGCTTCGTCGCTCGCGAGCGAGCCAATCAGATGGGAATTTACTGCGACGTCGAGCGAACCGGCGAAGTCCGGCGCGGCGACAGCGTACGCATCATCGGCTGA
- a CDS encoding DUF3084 domain-containing protein — translation MEIFRGAVTVIIIMIVAGLIAYIGDRVGHQVGRRRLTMFGLRPRYTSTIVAVGTGMLIALGVTGIAIGFSHQVQDAFFRIDSLTTRIQQLQAQSDALENKTRNGELVIPKDTPLQYRYLVLHPSETPAFQLKEMSAYFDDTVSVANQVFTQNPYNLRPLPFRSSDREVANKLRQQLDDSAIQRNLRTGNSILVLAVFPENLYRGDRISFEFVTWQDRFIFAKDQIVAALDYLGGNVPDLGRLITLGQLKAIQLGMPGPFTQFPQIVPAGSVQKAETAVLHGNGVYRVTLLAARESYAHDGTAGMAFHLAVAKVGAR, via the coding sequence TTGGAGATTTTTAGAGGCGCCGTAACGGTCATCATCATCATGATCGTCGCCGGCTTGATCGCGTACATCGGCGATCGTGTTGGGCATCAGGTCGGGCGGCGGCGGCTTACGATGTTCGGTTTGCGGCCGCGCTACACGTCGACGATCGTCGCGGTCGGAACCGGAATGTTGATCGCGCTCGGTGTCACCGGCATTGCAATCGGCTTCTCGCATCAAGTGCAAGACGCGTTCTTCCGCATCGATTCACTGACCACGCGCATTCAGCAACTGCAGGCGCAATCCGATGCGCTCGAAAACAAAACGCGCAACGGCGAGCTCGTCATTCCCAAAGATACGCCGCTGCAATACCGTTATCTGGTGCTGCACCCCAGCGAAACGCCGGCCTTTCAGCTCAAAGAGATGAGCGCATACTTCGACGACACCGTTAGCGTCGCGAATCAAGTCTTCACACAGAACCCGTACAATCTGCGTCCCCTTCCGTTTCGCTCGAGCGATCGCGAAGTTGCGAACAAGCTGCGCCAGCAGCTCGATGATTCGGCGATTCAACGCAATCTGCGAACCGGCAACTCGATCTTGGTGCTGGCCGTCTTCCCCGAAAATCTCTATCGCGGCGACCGCATCAGCTTTGAATTCGTCACCTGGCAAGACCGTTTTATCTTCGCGAAAGATCAGATCGTCGCGGCGCTCGACTATTTGGGCGGCAACGTCCCGGATCTCGGCCGTCTGATCACGCTCGGTCAGCTCAAGGCCATCCAGCTCGGAATGCCCGGGCCGTTCACGCAATTTCCGCAGATCGTGCCGGCCGGCAGCGTTCAAAAGGCCGAGACGGCGGTGCTCCATGGTAACGGAGTCTACCGCGTGACGCTGCTCGCAGCTCGCGAATCCTACGCCCACGACGGAACCGCCGGAATGGCTTTTCATTTGGCCGTCGCCAAAGTGGGAGCAAGGTGA
- a CDS encoding S-layer homology domain-containing protein yields MNRLGALILAAGFAISALALDAQSGAATPFSDVPANHWAYQAIQSLAADGLIEGYPDGRLRGDRPLTRYEMAVLIARVIAKVQTMTPTGYATRADLDKLQKLIDAFKDELDALGVRVTNLEDSLEALDKRTRFAQSLEFHGFMQPDVTLRQRETLPQTVSGGNAGTGIFNAFVSTDFTNAVYTQQETLDQFRYDDKFTFVYHVTDNLTVSIPLRITTYDAGGSEFTGTLGSSGSSYSGNGTEIGVDPGVDITIARTGNISNLWIKYGIQDDIKSSRTGLTYKAPDVSDQYTFGEGPQDYEHGFSISGTLNGLTDFQGYFTREDDLMLTTQSTYPEGYNLTGGGNNYLTLVVPNQTGYSQNGYPGPGGTATQTLTFGAGSAPLSMVYLGTKALIGTVFVSSYNGTLYNSSGQIIGGGANPAPAFVYDDALNAVTFTNPLPAGSTVSITFVGLTSQNYTLPQRFHVGGRVNQKIKGLPGAEIGASFSRIFDVNDLQCSSNSGVPTLCLAQTAAPGWGFGLVSDTVFGVDAQLPIPIDLAGPGTQPVLFGEVSNSKYSPSYQTVAPVSDNAYVAGANFTLGKASATIQYQSIGSNYVAGAPFRYYGSPPPTFAYWKMPYFPAFYGFANTVVANKQFLSQFANSAVPAPFSVYGPGSSATLNYDTPMFNPFIASGPQWFSSFTPNTQGVTGNISIPFRVGNLPVTGRIAGAHLSELTPNSVAAMQYGSSYQSNVKENFDRLEAAVNLSIPAFGKRVAVGGSLGWDRLYRNDQTLFQYYPFNPTTGGNDPGSVAAATTLNPALGSTANWTPNYINVNHLTTNVSAAMPVTKGLVLSGLYNQQSFTGDYQTLMQNISQKKTFSQGALTYTIPNTPSTLTFFFRTMKYTDFVVPSYDTNINREDIIYAIRF; encoded by the coding sequence ATGAATCGTCTCGGTGCTCTGATCCTCGCGGCGGGCTTCGCTATCAGCGCGCTCGCACTCGATGCTCAGAGCGGGGCTGCTACTCCGTTTTCGGACGTCCCCGCGAACCATTGGGCATATCAAGCGATTCAGAGTCTGGCCGCCGACGGACTCATCGAGGGTTATCCGGACGGCCGCTTGCGTGGCGATCGTCCGCTGACGCGTTACGAGATGGCCGTTTTGATCGCGCGCGTTATCGCCAAAGTGCAGACCATGACGCCGACCGGGTACGCGACGCGCGCCGATCTCGACAAGCTGCAAAAGCTGATCGATGCGTTCAAGGACGAGCTCGACGCGCTCGGCGTGCGCGTCACCAACCTCGAAGACTCGCTCGAAGCGCTCGACAAGCGCACGCGTTTTGCACAGTCGCTCGAATTTCACGGCTTCATGCAGCCGGACGTCACGCTGCGACAGCGAGAAACGCTTCCGCAAACCGTCTCCGGCGGCAATGCGGGTACCGGTATCTTCAATGCGTTCGTCTCGACCGATTTCACGAACGCCGTGTACACGCAGCAAGAAACGCTGGATCAATTCCGCTACGACGACAAGTTCACGTTCGTCTATCACGTCACCGACAATCTGACCGTCTCGATTCCGCTCCGTATCACGACGTACGACGCCGGCGGAAGTGAGTTCACGGGGACGCTCGGCAGCAGCGGCAGCTCCTACTCGGGCAACGGAACGGAAATCGGTGTCGATCCGGGCGTTGATATCACGATTGCGCGAACCGGAAATATCTCGAACCTATGGATCAAGTACGGAATTCAAGACGACATCAAATCATCGCGTACGGGTCTGACGTATAAAGCACCTGACGTCTCGGACCAATACACGTTTGGTGAAGGTCCGCAAGATTACGAGCACGGCTTCAGCATTTCGGGGACGCTGAACGGGCTAACCGATTTCCAAGGCTACTTCACGCGCGAAGACGACTTGATGCTGACGACGCAGTCGACGTATCCGGAAGGCTACAACCTTACGGGCGGCGGCAACAACTACCTGACGCTCGTCGTTCCGAATCAGACCGGCTACAGCCAAAACGGTTATCCCGGTCCCGGCGGCACGGCGACGCAGACACTCACCTTCGGCGCGGGCTCGGCTCCGCTCTCAATGGTCTACCTCGGGACAAAGGCGCTGATCGGAACGGTCTTCGTTTCCAGCTACAACGGCACGCTCTACAATAGCTCGGGACAAATTATCGGCGGCGGCGCGAATCCGGCGCCGGCATTCGTGTACGATGACGCGCTGAACGCGGTGACGTTTACGAACCCGCTGCCCGCGGGCTCGACCGTATCGATCACGTTCGTGGGATTGACCTCGCAGAACTACACGCTTCCGCAGCGCTTCCACGTCGGCGGCCGCGTCAACCAGAAGATCAAAGGACTCCCGGGAGCGGAAATCGGCGCGTCGTTCAGCCGGATCTTCGACGTCAACGATCTGCAATGTTCGTCGAATAGCGGGGTACCGACGCTGTGTCTCGCGCAAACGGCTGCGCCCGGTTGGGGATTCGGCCTCGTGAGCGATACGGTCTTCGGCGTCGATGCGCAGCTTCCGATCCCAATCGATCTCGCCGGACCCGGAACGCAACCCGTGCTGTTCGGTGAAGTTTCGAATAGCAAATATTCGCCCAGCTATCAGACCGTCGCGCCGGTTAGCGACAACGCCTATGTGGCCGGCGCGAATTTCACGCTGGGCAAGGCCAGCGCCACGATTCAATATCAATCGATCGGTTCGAATTACGTGGCCGGCGCGCCGTTCCGCTACTACGGAAGCCCGCCACCCACATTCGCGTATTGGAAGATGCCGTACTTCCCGGCGTTCTACGGTTTCGCGAACACAGTCGTGGCCAACAAGCAATTCCTTTCGCAGTTCGCAAATTCGGCCGTACCTGCGCCGTTTTCCGTCTACGGCCCTGGCTCGAGCGCGACGCTCAATTACGATACGCCGATGTTCAATCCGTTCATCGCAAGCGGTCCGCAGTGGTTCTCGAGCTTTACGCCCAACACGCAAGGCGTCACCGGAAATATCAGCATTCCGTTTCGTGTCGGTAACCTTCCGGTAACCGGACGTATCGCCGGCGCGCATCTCAGCGAGCTGACCCCGAACTCGGTCGCCGCAATGCAATACGGCTCCTCGTATCAATCGAACGTGAAGGAAAACTTCGATCGTCTTGAGGCCGCCGTAAATCTGAGCATTCCGGCTTTCGGCAAGCGTGTGGCGGTCGGCGGAAGTTTGGGTTGGGATCGTTTGTATCGCAACGACCAAACGCTCTTTCAGTACTATCCGTTCAATCCGACGACCGGCGGCAACGATCCGGGCTCAGTCGCGGCCGCAACGACGCTGAATCCGGCTTTGGGCAGTACGGCGAACTGGACGCCAAATTACATCAACGTGAATCACCTTACGACGAACGTGAGCGCGGCGATGCCGGTAACGAAAGGCCTGGTCCTTAGCGGTCTTTACAATCAGCAGTCGTTCACGGGCGACTATCAGACGCTCATGCAAAATATCAGCCAGAAGAAGACGTTTTCGCAAGGCGCGCTGACGTACACGATTCCGAATACGCCGAGCACTTTGACGTTCTTCTTCCGCACGATGAAGTACACCGACTTCGTCGTCCCCTCGTACGATACGAACATCAATCGCGAGGACATCATTTACGCGATTCGGTTCTAG
- the lpxA gene encoding acyl-ACP--UDP-N-acetylglucosamine O-acyltransferase — protein sequence MKRLLDATSRTRPLSIHPTSIVHPGAQVAEDAEIGPYCLIGEHVVIGARSKLLSHVVVNGHTTIGEDTTFYPFCTVGLPSQDRKASEELAYTTIGNRTTIREYVSIHRATGEGEVTSVGDDCLLLAYVHIAHNCRVGNGVTMSNLAQLAGHVIVEDNASFGGVSGAHQFIRVGRYAFVGGLTKLTRDVPPFFLVEGNPARVYGLNSVGLRRAGFSAEELSELKECYKIMYHSDKNTSQALAALKDVVKTDAGRHLVSFVEAESARGILK from the coding sequence ATGAAACGACTGCTCGACGCCACCTCGCGAACGCGGCCGCTCTCGATCCATCCAACTTCGATCGTCCATCCGGGCGCGCAGGTCGCAGAAGACGCGGAGATCGGTCCCTATTGCCTGATCGGCGAGCATGTCGTGATCGGTGCACGTAGCAAGCTGCTCTCGCATGTCGTCGTCAACGGGCACACGACGATCGGCGAAGACACGACGTTCTATCCGTTCTGTACCGTCGGGCTTCCGTCGCAAGACCGCAAAGCCAGCGAAGAGCTTGCCTATACGACGATTGGGAATCGCACGACGATCCGCGAATACGTCTCGATTCATCGCGCAACCGGTGAGGGAGAGGTCACGAGCGTCGGCGATGACTGCTTGCTGCTTGCGTACGTGCACATCGCCCACAACTGCCGCGTCGGCAACGGTGTGACGATGTCGAACCTGGCGCAGCTCGCCGGACATGTTATCGTCGAAGACAACGCGAGCTTCGGCGGCGTTTCCGGGGCGCATCAATTCATTCGGGTGGGGCGCTACGCGTTCGTCGGCGGGCTCACTAAGCTCACGCGGGACGTTCCGCCGTTCTTTCTCGTCGAAGGAAACCCGGCGCGCGTGTACGGCCTGAATTCGGTCGGTCTACGGCGGGCCGGTTTTTCGGCCGAAGAGCTTTCCGAGCTCAAAGAGTGCTACAAGATCATGTATCACTCGGACAAGAACACGTCGCAGGCTTTGGCTGCGCTCAAGGACGTCGTGAAGACCGACGCGGGCCGGCACCTCGTCTCATTCGTCGAAGCCGAGTCGGCGCGCGGTATCCTGAAGTAG
- a CDS encoding O-antigen ligase family protein — MKAALAMVIAAPFVTWLITSLAAHPTLVTLVPFSIERIGAAIFVLVAGYLALGEIVKRRPLSPSYRGGLIFAIAAIAASAVGFVPLSGVAAGVFLGAICLAGSAIYRYVREGAWTPMLAAWLWTGSVLCALALVALVLRIPAGLYAFTHGRAVGIFENPNELALYALGVCTIAAAALLARYRARRLAIVAFVLGFLALIATGSRSGEAAFAIGVVALAIMLRGRRRELQLAALVVVVALGIGLSLAFDSRHNPGENDTRLAAWSAGVRTVALFPLTGVGIGAFYCVYPFVRSPDAPGPTDPIAFDPHNFYLSVAAETGLVGLGAFIWTIVAFVRESREVLALASEDGRRFGIVTLAGLLAIACHLVFNGFVLAIVLWVVMAALMLGIARSEYGRA; from the coding sequence ATGAAGGCCGCACTTGCAATGGTTATCGCAGCGCCTTTCGTTACGTGGTTGATCACCTCGCTTGCGGCGCATCCAACGCTCGTCACGCTCGTTCCATTTTCAATCGAGCGCATCGGCGCTGCGATCTTCGTCCTCGTCGCAGGCTATCTCGCGCTCGGCGAGATCGTAAAGCGGCGCCCGCTCTCACCTTCATACCGTGGTGGCCTCATCTTTGCCATCGCCGCAATCGCGGCTTCAGCCGTCGGGTTCGTCCCGCTTTCCGGAGTTGCGGCCGGCGTTTTTCTGGGTGCGATTTGCCTTGCGGGTAGCGCGATTTACCGCTATGTGCGCGAAGGCGCATGGACACCGATGCTTGCCGCGTGGTTGTGGACGGGTTCGGTGTTGTGCGCGCTCGCGCTCGTCGCGCTCGTGCTGCGCATACCCGCTGGTCTCTACGCGTTCACGCACGGACGGGCAGTCGGCATCTTTGAGAATCCAAACGAGCTTGCACTCTACGCGCTCGGCGTTTGTACGATTGCGGCCGCGGCGTTGCTCGCGCGCTACCGTGCGCGCCGGCTTGCAATCGTGGCCTTCGTTCTCGGCTTCCTCGCGCTGATCGCGACCGGCTCGCGTTCGGGCGAGGCCGCCTTCGCGATCGGCGTCGTTGCGCTTGCGATCATGCTGCGCGGGCGCCGGAGGGAATTGCAGCTTGCCGCGCTCGTCGTGGTCGTTGCGCTTGGGATTGGTCTCAGTTTGGCGTTCGATAGCCGCCACAATCCGGGCGAGAACGACACACGACTCGCAGCCTGGAGTGCCGGCGTGCGAACCGTCGCGCTCTTTCCGCTGACGGGCGTCGGCATCGGCGCATTCTACTGCGTCTACCCGTTCGTGCGTAGTCCGGACGCGCCGGGTCCGACCGATCCGATTGCGTTCGACCCGCACAACTTCTATCTCAGCGTCGCAGCCGAAACGGGATTGGTGGGTCTCGGAGCGTTCATCTGGACGATCGTGGCATTCGTGCGTGAATCGCGCGAGGTTCTGGCGCTTGCTTCGGAAGACGGACGAAGGTTCGGTATCGTCACGCTCGCAGGATTGCTCGCGATTGCCTGCCACCTTGTGTTCAATGGGTTTGTGCTGGCGATCGTTCTATGGGTGGTCATGGCTGCCTTGATGCTCGGGATCGCACGGTCGGAATATGGCCGCGCCTAA
- the lptC gene encoding LPS export ABC transporter periplasmic protein LptC — translation MAAPKLARVACAGLICAFVTACAPKPPPQTASSPSVGPSPSPTSVTTPAPTASPTPLASVSNDEPVRAISRGTSREPARYIVRNPHGQVMYDVRSSTVVYDRASDGTAVATFTTPHVTFASPDGRVVIADSPKAVAHDRDKSVVMTGGVHAKTSDSKVLTCTTLTYDELHAQILCVGNVVLTDTKTNQSATGETLQTDPGFEHVTLSGS, via the coding sequence ATGGCCGCGCCTAAGCTCGCACGCGTGGCGTGCGCGGGCCTGATCTGCGCGTTCGTCACAGCCTGCGCTCCCAAACCGCCGCCCCAGACGGCATCCTCGCCTTCGGTCGGACCCTCACCCTCGCCGACGAGTGTAACGACGCCCGCGCCCACGGCCTCACCGACACCCCTTGCAAGCGTCAGCAACGACGAGCCGGTACGCGCGATCAGCCGTGGAACCTCGCGCGAACCCGCGCGCTACATCGTGCGCAATCCGCACGGTCAAGTAATGTACGACGTGCGCTCCTCGACGGTGGTCTACGACCGGGCGAGCGACGGGACCGCCGTCGCAACGTTCACGACGCCGCACGTCACGTTTGCGTCGCCCGACGGCCGCGTCGTGATCGCGGACTCGCCGAAGGCCGTCGCCCACGACAGGGATAAAAGCGTTGTAATGACCGGTGGCGTCCACGCCAAGACCAGCGACAGCAAGGTCCTGACGTGCACGACGCTTACCTACGACGAGCTGCACGCGCAGATTCTGTGCGTCGGAAACGTCGTCTTGACCGATACGAAGACCAACCAAAGTGCGACAGGGGAGACGCTGCAAACCGATCCGGGGTTCGAGCACGTCACGCTGTCGGGAAGCTGA
- a CDS encoding metallophosphoesterase, protein MRIYHTSDLHDHRGIAPKVRALREREPGLYVDCGDSLRGSQTMFFPREPIIAELDAAGCDLQAMGNREFNYAFAAVRARVAQMHHPLVCSNLIDMKGRALPFARDYALAVDGWRVRFCALLVPQYPVGSGWERLFGWRFLSPHEVVEAAAKMIPNDELFVVMSHLGLPADRALAQRVPRIDLLLGGHSHDTLREAEYVGNVPIVHAGPYGKFISRSTLTRDASTGRGRLESFALLPLLEQ, encoded by the coding sequence GTGCGCATCTATCATACGTCGGATCTGCACGACCATCGCGGGATCGCGCCGAAGGTTCGTGCTCTTCGCGAACGGGAGCCCGGCCTATACGTCGACTGCGGCGATTCGCTGCGCGGAAGTCAAACAATGTTCTTTCCGCGCGAACCGATCATCGCCGAGCTGGATGCAGCAGGCTGCGATCTGCAAGCTATGGGAAATCGTGAGTTCAACTACGCTTTCGCGGCGGTTCGTGCGCGTGTCGCGCAAATGCATCATCCTCTCGTTTGCTCGAATCTCATCGATATGAAAGGCCGTGCACTTCCGTTCGCGCGCGATTATGCGCTGGCGGTGGACGGCTGGCGCGTCCGATTCTGCGCGCTGCTCGTCCCGCAGTATCCGGTCGGAAGCGGTTGGGAGCGCCTCTTTGGCTGGCGCTTTCTCAGCCCCCACGAAGTCGTAGAAGCTGCGGCCAAGATGATTCCGAACGACGAGCTGTTCGTGGTGATGTCGCATCTTGGGTTACCCGCCGATCGCGCGCTTGCGCAGCGCGTTCCGCGCATCGACTTGTTGCTGGGTGGTCACAGTCACGACACCTTGCGGGAGGCCGAATACGTGGGGAACGTTCCGATCGTCCACGCCGGACCCTACGGAAAGTTTATCTCGCGCAGCACCTTGACGCGCGATGCCTCGACCGGGCGTGGGCGCTTGGAGAGCTTTGCGTTGCTGCCGCTCCTGGAGCAATGA
- a CDS encoding glycosyltransferase family 1 protein: MLDALPAAGIDAVPLRMPSYDPWRFDRRVIWDQVFLPLRAMQSGAQLLHCTSGSVPLFAPLPIVVTVHDVAWLRGIQAHAPRYARWYFGPFSAERWRSARYILVDSYFTRDELLTFVPLDPARIVVVHPGVDATFGKIVRRPSSTPSVLCVGTLERRKNAAIVIDALARIPDVQLICAGPPTPYQAECEALAQRLGIANRVRFAGYLEPAALLELYAMATLAVAPSRYEGFGYAAAQALCAGIPLITARSSSLIEVVQNESPLLSPDEPASWTDAMRSILDAQDAANLRAAEVRSGAIARFAWQRAAAETAAVYRNAVR; encoded by the coding sequence TTGCTCGACGCGTTGCCGGCCGCCGGAATCGACGCTGTGCCGCTGCGCATGCCGAGCTACGATCCGTGGCGCTTCGACCGGCGCGTCATCTGGGATCAGGTATTTTTGCCGCTGCGTGCGATGCAGAGCGGTGCGCAGCTGCTGCACTGCACGAGCGGATCGGTACCGCTGTTCGCGCCGCTTCCGATCGTCGTCACCGTGCACGACGTCGCGTGGCTGCGCGGCATTCAAGCCCACGCACCGCGGTATGCGCGCTGGTATTTCGGCCCGTTCAGTGCCGAGCGCTGGCGGAGTGCGCGCTATATCCTCGTCGATTCCTACTTCACGCGCGACGAGCTCCTGACGTTCGTGCCGCTCGATCCCGCGCGCATCGTGGTCGTGCATCCCGGCGTCGATGCGACGTTCGGGAAGATCGTGCGCCGTCCATCATCCACGCCGAGCGTCCTCTGCGTCGGAACCCTCGAACGCCGCAAGAACGCCGCTATCGTGATCGACGCGCTCGCACGCATTCCAGATGTGCAGCTTATCTGCGCGGGACCCCCGACGCCGTATCAAGCCGAGTGCGAAGCGCTGGCGCAACGGCTGGGGATTGCGAATCGCGTTCGGTTTGCGGGGTACCTCGAACCCGCGGCGCTGCTCGAGCTGTACGCGATGGCGACGCTGGCGGTCGCGCCGTCACGATACGAAGGCTTCGGTTACGCCGCGGCACAGGCGTTGTGCGCCGGCATCCCGCTCATCACCGCACGGTCGTCGTCGCTGATCGAAGTCGTACAAAACGAGTCGCCGCTTCTTTCGCCCGACGAGCCGGCTTCGTGGACCGACGCCATGCGCTCCATTCTCGATGCGCAAGACGCTGCGAACCTGCGCGCGGCCGAGGTGCGTTCGGGCGCGATTGCGCGCTTCGCTTGGCAACGTGCGGCAGCCGAAACCGCCGCCGTTTACCGAAACGCAGTGCGGTGA
- the fabZ gene encoding 3-hydroxyacyl-ACP dehydratase FabZ: MRELNIREIMEILPHRYPMVLIDRILELEPLKRAVGYKNLTMNEEFFQGHFPGNPVMPGVLMIEAMAQLGGTMILAAGDFSHLTPYLTGIDKLKFRRPVIPGDRLMMTVNMLRAKRNMGWVEAEARIEDTLVCSGELMFSIVAGAGGFALDASILHL; this comes from the coding sequence ATGCGAGAGCTTAATATCCGTGAGATCATGGAGATACTGCCGCATCGATACCCGATGGTGCTCATCGATCGCATTCTCGAGCTCGAGCCGCTCAAGCGCGCCGTAGGCTATAAGAATCTCACGATGAACGAAGAGTTCTTTCAAGGACATTTTCCCGGGAATCCGGTCATGCCGGGCGTGCTGATGATCGAAGCGATGGCGCAGCTCGGTGGGACCATGATTCTAGCGGCCGGCGATTTTTCGCATCTCACGCCCTATCTGACGGGAATCGACAAACTGAAATTCCGGCGCCCCGTCATTCCCGGCGATCGCTTGATGATGACCGTCAATATGCTGCGTGCGAAGCGCAACATGGGGTGGGTCGAAGCCGAGGCTCGTATAGAAGATACCCTCGTGTGCAGCGGCGAGCTGATGTTTTCGATCGTCGCGGGCGCAGGAGGCTTTGCGCTGGACGCTTCGATTTTGCATTTATGA
- a CDS encoding LptF/LptG family permease — MTTLDRYMIAELAGPFAFGFSAFMLIFVATNLLALSRLITEEHAQLLAVIEYFLWGLPQVIPYVVPMAVLLGVLLAMQRLSGESEITAMKAGGLSLERIAVPLLLVGFVLSVFTFFIEQTFVPFANDRATEILQVTIRHAPALGTNLTVYTPLPGGGRQLTAATGYDASTQSLLNVTVIQYDKSGAPQTIIFGDRATAQTSTSWTFDGARTYRFDTDGSTLESTQRTLIIDIGEGPTSLLKRAKGAPQEMSRSEIAQVIRTGQLTSTQLGQYVAEYQSQLARPFACLVFALLAVPFGIRRVRGGGTSVGFGLAVAIVFIYYVVMTISNSLGTFNDFMAFIMAWFPNVLFFAIGMVLLRRASYGAG, encoded by the coding sequence ATGACCACCCTCGATCGTTATATGATCGCGGAGCTGGCCGGCCCGTTCGCATTCGGTTTCTCCGCGTTTATGTTGATCTTCGTAGCGACCAACTTGCTCGCGCTCAGCCGCTTGATTACGGAAGAGCACGCGCAGCTGTTGGCGGTCATCGAGTATTTCCTCTGGGGCCTGCCGCAGGTCATTCCTTACGTCGTTCCCATGGCAGTGCTTTTGGGTGTGTTGCTCGCGATGCAGCGTCTCTCGGGCGAGAGCGAGATCACGGCCATGAAAGCCGGCGGTCTGTCGCTCGAGCGGATTGCGGTACCGCTGCTGTTGGTCGGCTTCGTGCTATCGGTCTTCACGTTTTTCATCGAGCAGACGTTCGTTCCGTTTGCGAACGATCGCGCGACCGAGATCCTTCAGGTAACAATTCGGCATGCGCCGGCTCTGGGGACCAATCTCACCGTCTACACGCCGCTTCCCGGCGGCGGACGGCAGCTGACGGCCGCGACAGGGTATGACGCGTCGACTCAGTCGTTGCTCAACGTGACCGTTATTCAGTACGATAAGAGCGGTGCGCCGCAAACCATCATCTTCGGCGACCGGGCGACCGCGCAGACGAGTACTTCATGGACCTTCGACGGCGCGCGTACGTACCGGTTCGATACCGACGGTTCCACTCTAGAAAGCACGCAGCGTACGTTGATTATCGACATCGGAGAGGGTCCGACGAGCTTGCTCAAGCGCGCCAAGGGAGCGCCGCAAGAGATGAGCCGCAGCGAGATCGCACAAGTGATCCGCACCGGACAATTGACGTCAACCCAGCTCGGACAGTATGTGGCTGAATATCAATCGCAGCTCGCACGTCCGTTCGCGTGCTTGGTCTTCGCACTTCTCGCCGTTCCGTTTGGGATTCGACGCGTGCGGGGCGGGGGAACGAGCGTCGGATTCGGTCTCGCGGTTGCGATCGTCTTCATCTATTACGTGGTGATGACGATCTCGAATTCGCTGGGGACGTTCAACGACTTCATGGCGTTTATCATGGCGTGGTTCCCGAACGTACTCTTCTTCGCGATCGGCATGGTGCTCTTACGCCGCGCGTCCTATGGAGCCGGGTGA